In Drosophila simulans strain w501 chromosome 3R, Prin_Dsim_3.1, whole genome shotgun sequence, a single window of DNA contains:
- the LOC123327316 gene encoding uncharacterized protein LOC123327316 → MKAPIQLHASRLTRSLNLSLSSSRSLSLSLSEFCECTFWPSGNGRLHVCVSASVRRTRLQRSAQLWQAGFSFIVRRLERFASVPAPLIWIWIRILGFSVSRLHASSDSRFLGYLDTPIVGYSRQTRLLCEILHSPPWPDGRFLGPTDLGSDRKRRSLLQRCRRRCLRSCVLVTSVFDMPGH, encoded by the exons ATGAAGGCACCCATACAGTTGCACGCAAGCCGGCTAACTCGCTCTCTCAACCTCTCGCTCTCTTCCTCCcgctccctctcgctctcatTGAGTGAGTTCTGCGAATGCACTTTTTGGCCGAGTGGAAATGGACGGttgcatgtgtgcgtgagtgcaTCCGTTCGCCGAACGCGACTGCAGCGGTCTGCTCAGCTGTGGCAGGCTGGCTTTAGCTTTATTGTCCGTCGGCTCGAGCGGTTCGCTTCGGTCCCGGCCCCGctgatttggatttggattcggattctcGGATTCTCGGTTTCTCGGCTTCACGCTTCCTCGGATTCTCGGTTTCTCGGATACTTGGATACTCCGATAGTGGGATATTCTCGCCAGACTCGGCTTCTCTGCGAGATTCTCCATTCTCCTCCCTGGCCAGACGGGCGATTCTTGGGCCCGACCGATTTGGGTTCGGATCGAAAGCGGCGTTCGCTGCTGcagcgctgccggcgtcgctgcctgCGCTCTTGCGTATTAGTAACGTCGGTCT TTGACATGCCAGGCcactaa